In Lonchura striata isolate bLonStr1 chromosome 18, bLonStr1.mat, whole genome shotgun sequence, one genomic interval encodes:
- the ESS2 gene encoding splicing factor ESS-2 homolog has product MEAIPVPPASPAALVPAPAAGPVAVTGKEVVSPAARHSKKILDEEAYIESLEKIIQRDFFPDVEKLRAQKDYLEAEENGDLEKMRQIAIKFGSSLNKSSRDTPAPYVTPATFETPEVHLGGLPVGNKSKTGIKTAEEGEAEKDDKDALPSLDTFLAKHTSEDNASFEQIMEVAKEKEKVKHAWLYSAEEEYTRRQNENLALPSAEQQALENVKAGLDTWEYTARNTLMYYPTGVPDDSEVFKKPREVVHRNTRFVKDPFSQAVSKSQLQQAAALNAQYKQGKVGPDGKELIPQESPKVNGYGFVATPSPAPGVSESPFMTWGEIESTPLRLEGSERPYVDRTPGPAFKILEPGRRERLGLKMANEVAAKNRAKKQEALRKVTENLASLTPKGLSPAMSPALQRLVNRTASKYTDKALRASYTPSPAHTGTPGYKTPASGPQTPQSTPQSRTVSHTPVSQDTTSITDNLLQLPKRRKASDFF; this is encoded by the exons ATGGAGGCGATACCGGTGCCCCCGGCCTCTCCCGCCGCTCTGGTGCCGGCTCCCGCCGCGGGCCCCGTCGCCGTGACGGGGAAGGAAGTGGTGTCGCCAGCTGCGCGGCACTCGAAGAAGATCCTGGATGAGGAGGCCTATATCGAG AGCTTAGAGAAGATCATCCAGCGAGACTTTTTTCCCGATGTGGAGAAGTTGCGAGCACAGAAGGACTATCTGGAGGCTGAGGAAAATGGTGACTTGGAGAAAATGAGACAAATTGCTATCAAGTTTGGCTCTTCATTGAACAAATCGTCGAGGGACACACCTGCACCCT ATGTTACCCCAGCCACATTTGAAACCCCAGAAGTGCATCTAGGTGGCCTTCCAGTGGGAAATAAATCTAAGACTGGTATCAAGACTGCAGAGGAAG gagaagcagaaaaagaTGATAAAGATGCTCTTCCCAGCCTGGACACCTTCTTGGCAAAGCACACGAGTGAGGATAATGCTTCCTTTGAGCAGATCATGGAAGTGgccaaggagaaggagaaggtcaAGCACGCCTGGCTGTACAGCGCGGAGGAGGAGTACACCCGG CGACAAAATGAAAACCTGGCACTTCCTTCAGCCGagcagcaggctctggagaATGTGAAAGCTGGGCTGGATACCTGGGAATACACAGCTCGGAACACCCTCATGTATTATCCTACAG GTGTACCTGATGATAGTGAAGTTTTTAAGAAGCCCAGGGAAGTTGTGCATCGAAACACCCGTTTTGTGAAGGACCCTTTTAGCCAAGCTGTGAGCAAATCACAGCTCCAACAAGCTGCAGCCCTCAATGCTCAG TACAAACAGGGCAAAGTGGGACCCGATGGGAAAGAACTGATACCCCAAGAGTCTCCAAAAGTGAATGGGTATGGATTTGTGGctaccccgtctcctgccccag GTGTCAGTGAGTCACCTTTTATGACATGGGGTGAAATTGAAAGCACCCCTTTGCGTCTGGAAGGGTCAGAAAGACCATATGTGGACAGAACACCTGGCCCAGCTTTCAAG ATCCTGGAGCCCGGACGCCGTGAGAGGTTAGGACTCAAGATGGCCAATGAAGTAGCAGCTAAAAACCGAGCAAAGAAGCAGGAGGCACTTCGAAAAGTGACAGAAaacctggccag CCTTACTCCAAAAGGACTAAGCCCAGCAATGTCACCAGCTTTGCAAAGACTTGTAAACAGGACTGCAAGTAAATACACCGACAAAGCCCTGCGAGCCAGCTAcactccctccccagcccacaCAGGAACTCCTGGTTACAAGACCCCGGCCAGTGGGCCTCAAACCCCCCAGAGCACCCCACAGTCTAGGACAGTATCTCACACACCAGTATCTCAGGACACTACATCCATCACGGACAATTTGCTGCAGCTTCCCAAAAGAAGAAAGGCATCGGATTTCTTCTGA
- the GSC2 gene encoding homeobox protein goosecoid-2, translated as MSSEPAPGADAGRRGLKKPRPFSIEDILSSPVEKSPQVLVPLCLRSILDCTPKRLCELETIPASSLQEEEEEEEEEELEGAGCSCCCCSHTSARSQQDLPAWLDARFPWPLRLFHPAVRVCRSSQEKPRELQTFQQIQRRTRRHRTIFTEEQLQALETLFHQNQYPDVVTREHLANRIHLKEERVEVWFKNRRAKWRHQKRATASALTLQPKQPPKESC; from the exons ATGTCTTCAGAGCCAGCGCCAGGGGCTGACGCCGGCAGGAGAGGCCTGAAGAAGCCACGTCCGTTCAGCATCGAGGACATCCTCTCCAGCCCCGTGGAGAAGAGCCCCCAGGTCTTGGTGCCGCTGTGCCTACGGAGCATCTTGGACTGCACACCCAAGCGGCTCTGCGAGCTGGAGACCATCCcagccagctccctgcaggaggaagaggaggaggaagaggaggaagagctggaaggggcaggctgcagctgctgctgctgttctcacaCGAGTGCCCGTTCCCAGCAGGACCTGCCAGCTTGGCTGG ATGCCCGCTTCCCCTGGCCCCTGCGGCTCTTCCACCCGGCAGTCAGGGTCTGTAGGAGCTCCCAGGAGAAGCCAAGGGAGCTGCAGACCTTCCAGCAGATCCAGCGCCGCACGCGCCGGCACCGCACCATATTCAccgaggagcagctgcaggctctggagacACTTTTCCACCAGAACCAGTACCCAGACGTGGTCACCCGCGAGCACCTGGCAAACCGCATCCACCTGAAGGAGGAGCGGGTGGAG GTTTGGTTTAAAAATCGTCGGGCGAAGTGGCGGCATCAGAAGAGGGCGACTGCCTCTGCACTGACCCTCCAGCCCAAGCAGCCCCCCAAGGAGAGCTGTTAG
- the LOC110481399 gene encoding tRNA (32-2'-O)-methyltransferase regulator THADA, translated as MGAEREARACAAFYGARGLAPAVLSCLRCLRHFAGSTAKRCKEKHLEEALQLTRVLSEGLQALGEAEARPLLRCVLAFQMEATSSCSSFQKLEQMVTQLAVGKEALLAQEVDTLLAGLALQGEVLSPEDLQSVSMFLEESSLGRQHWRQNLALLLQRLASTLHWVLQGQPTPGSTWGYLVVKACLQVFQVLPEDVAPLVWSTSGKSETLQSLLGLLLEVAWGKALNKDTRLLAGTALSMLVNTAPQPQYGASAVLTLFQLPSQGTGELKFGELVVVVPHVLEPDGLEKLVLTRGLLTCCKMDILSCQLEGLPNKACLLLDMVFPAVCALTREQKDCHYYCFQACALWLQRLREGLAALWHLTGTRILARDTELLQEVTQLLWNNAETPVEGVSEFIHSSFRLLLEIYHLECQHFQDQERPLYQQMLQRVVSMPWQIKARYMPLCAIVPYMGSQQVLDAYPDLPQHLLSCLSTNHLCPAAAEVYKVLVRQQCSEWQDGQRGTEVALAEQWALCWLPLLSQALCSPLPILQTNAANHLLTWTLRQLPATQTLLAAQFGGQDTMSLRAWVSVLKAQKSVAGALPLGDEALERLSLCLGTREEGIRLAALGLLCCSPNTNQPLSGTEMQLLREFLPLNLNCDSSSFRQLLQAAVRKALVRLRDSSLAQLRGKAPRRSGPGEGAEQLTQAVGFVEWLLQLSITSLSPGSNYQRKKTALLLLAAVLETCTDTWSPDRKKGQPPRTMATLLSYARHSGCWDFFSQPNLLALLSCLQDSTNEIRDLASELLVRYFPATFPEPIALALFQLAQDTLGSPRVQEAEAGAVLMKTILQKSDSGTMKSLSLEAEAALTLSSRGLCFAQHLLHMLQAQYKVACKDLLRAAATAPMHGAIAALRRCLLQVPEVAVSMQAAELVQSWQELLTCLVTTVRDITSLLLGALQSQQGPSADEQAAAPSFAEMGNAIGSLIMLGKAQGQEEEEGDSVLLSEEHNLILTCCWVSVKEIGLLLGGLAELLLSPALCAELGLLLPLPTLQMATRVFQEILLRCRHWGAVEGCSMGFTKFCAALLNHPDPELQAIPRAVLEQGLEALSGPRSSSITRRAAGFPMLFLCIVSGEAPAQARPLLTRCIQTLLTLAATALPQDWDQTLDLPQVCALHVLQTLVRGAGLGGAVLCHATPMMALALRGLGSPCWAMRNAAIQLFSALTSRLLGQPWSHRDGCPSEGLSLHAFLGQHPKLGAVLLGELKVATAPTSRGLHLHPALHAILTLLAQLQPGADSPGSPSAPFLGPLLGLAESPIYAVRAMAAKALVPAVPPPQRCRLLLQLARQLPAAPGEIRSHNAVHGHLLQMRALLGSATGARGLSAEALHPVTLQLEARGWLLTPAQRCPLVRAAFLQVLALLPTSFSPGFTQYIHDTISTELGSLLQGGTSGCAELQVGSAVLHQTMAHFMCSEAARLADSERIAAVCSLLQQPNPDIQLGILSWVTAGEGGTCKEVENALGLTLLESLQSVLQERRDKEFLRLYLEALLHLYRDPSAWSQEASNKLQGSSRSCLEMLLHMVEAECPGPELLFQALCAASLLLAHQCGDEAVALVERWCAALEECSQSAWSELLRLAAARSLQLAGAGVVRRSLRAARPSLGPAALRLINMAIRLLQDEEREVRHEASGFASLLRQSPGELLQDGCIFVQDNVGLQSLLELLLGEFGGHPETFNSLLQHIPILDLRSVVEELEANKAASLYKEDEPNVFAEPAVLAQQLLPVLVQLLEKAPTGSPLHALALQWLEATGPGVLRDLQYCKRCWSQGAAVRWGMKALGCARLHTALAVLLVRARLVARVLQVLGESATTMPGLGCGSQELEQELELVQGLLVQHGLAPVPNQDNAPGELGPLLGTDSSKHAAV; from the exons ATGGGCGCCGAGCGGGAGGCGCGGGCCTGCGCCGCCTTCTACGGCGCTCGGGGCCTCGCCCCCGCCGTGCTCTCCTGCCTGCGCTGCCTGCGGCACTTCGCGGG GAGTACTGCCAAGAGATGCAAAGAGAAGCACCTGGAGGAGGCTCTCCAGCTGACGCGGGTGCTGAGCGAGGGTCTGCAGGCGCTGGGGGAGGCAGAGGCACGACCCCTGCTCCGCTGTGTCCTGGCATTCCAGATGGAGGcaaccagcagctgcagctccttccagAAACTGGAACAG ATGGTGACCCAACTGGCAGTGGGGAAAGAAGCCTTGTTGGCCCAGGAGGtggacacactgctggctggCTTGGCACTGCAGGGAGAG gtgctGTCTCCTGAGGACCTTCAGTCAG TGTCCATGTTCCTGgaggagagcagcctgggccgGCAGCACTGGCGCCAGaacctggccctgctgctgcagcgcCTGGCCAGCACCCTGcactgggtgctgcagggccaGCCCACACCTGGCAGCACGTGGGGCTACCTGGTCGTCAAG gccTGCCTCCAGGTCTTCCAGGTGCTGCCAGAGGATGTGGCCCCCCTGGTGTGGAGCACATCAGGAAAGAGTGAGACCCTGCAGAGCCTCTTGGGACTGCTGCTGGAGGTGGCGTGGGGGAAG GCCCTGAACAAGGACACGAGGCTGCTggcaggcacagccctgagcatGTTGGTGAACACGGCCCCCCAGCCCCAGTACGGGGCCAGTGCTGTGCTGACCCTGTTCCAGCTCCCCAGCCAAG GCACTGGGGAGCTGAAATTTGGGGAGCTGGTGGTGGTAGTGCCCCATGTCCTGGAACCAGATGGGCTGGAGAAGCTGGTGCTTACCAGAGGTTTGCTGACGTGCTGCAAGATGGACATCCTCAGCTGCCAGCTGGAGGGCCTCCCCAACAAG gcctgcctgctgctggacATGGTCTTTCCTGCTGTGTGTGCCCTGACCAGGGAGCAGAAGGACTGCCACTACTACTGCTTCCAAG CCTGTGCACTGTGGCTGCAGCGCCTGCGGGAGGGCCTGGCTGCTCTCTGGCACCTGACGGGGACCCGTATCCTGGCCCGGGACACTGAGCTCCTCCAGGAGGTCACCCAGCTGCTGTGGAACAATGCAGAAACCCCG GTGGAAGGTGTGTCTGAGTTCATTCACAGCTCCTTCCGATTGCTCCTGGAGATCTACCACCTGGAGTGCCAGCACTTCCAGGACCAGGAGAGACCCCTTTACCAACAGATGCTGCAGAGGGTGGTCTCAATGCCCTGGCAGATCAAAGCAAGATACATGCCCCTGTGTGCCATCGTCCCCTACATGGGCAGCCAGCAG GTGCTGGATGCCTACCCGGACCTGCCACAGCATCTCCTGAGCTGCCTCTCCACCAACCACCTGTGTCCCGCTGCTGCCGAGGTCTACAAGGTCCTGGTGcggcagcagtgcagtgagtGGCAGGACGGGCAGCGGGGCACAGAGgtggccctggcagagcagtgggcactgtgctggctccccctgctCTCCCAGGCCCTCTGCTCTCCCTTGCCCATTCTGCAGACCAACGCTGCCAACCACCTCCTCACCTGGACCCTGCGGCAGCTCCCGGCTACCCAGACACTGCTGGCCGCCCAGTTTGGTGGCCAGGACACGATGTCACTCCGGGCTTGGGTGTCAGTGCTGAAGGCACAGAAGAGTGTGGCAGGGGCCCTGCCGCTGGGGGATGAGGCGCTGGAGCGGCTGTCCCTCTGCCTGGGCACCCGTGAGGAGGGCATTCGGCTGGCAGCGCTGggtctgctctgctgcagccccaaCACCAACCAGCCCCTCTCGGGCACCGAGATGCAGCTGCTGCGCGAGTTCCTGCCCCTCAACCTCAACTGCGACTCCTCCTCGTtccggcagctgctgcaggcggCGGTGAGGAAGGCGCTGGTCCGGCTGCGGGACAGCTCGCTGGCCCAGCTGCGGGGGAAGGCGCCGCGACGCTCCGGGCCGGGCGAGGGAGCTGAGCAGCTCACCCAGGCAGTAG GCTTTGTGgagtggctgctgcagctcagcatcACCTCACTCAGCCCAGGCTCCAACTACCAGAGGAAGAAGACggctctgctcctcctggctgctgttTTGGAGACCTGCACAGACACCTGGAGCCCTGACAGGAAGAAAGGCCAGCCCCCAC GGACCATGGCCACACTGCTGAGCTACGCCAGGCATAGTGGCTGCTGGGACTTCTTTTCCCAGCCCAATTTGttggcactgctgagctgcCTGCAGGACAGCACTAACGAG atcaGAGACTTGGCCTCGGAGCTGCTTGTCCGCTACTTCCCTGCAACATTCCCTGAGCCTATTGCCCTGGCTCTCTTCCAGCTGGCCCAGGACACCCTGGGCAGCCCCCGAGTGCAGGAGGCtgaagctggagctgtgctgatgAAGACCATCCTGCAGAA GTCAGACAGTGGCACCATGAAGAGCCTGTCCCTGGAGGCTGAGGCAGCCCTGACACTGTCTAGCCGAGGGCTGTGCTTCGCCCAGCACCTTCTCCACATGCTGCAAGCCCAGTACAAGGTGGCATGCAAGGACCTGCTGCGGGCAGCAGCCACCGCACCGATGCACG GAGCCATCGCAGCCCTGCGCAGGTgcctgctccaggtgccagaggTGGCCGTCTccatgcaggcagcagagttggtgcagagctggcaggagctcctcacctgcctcgTGACCACAGTGAGAGACATCACCTCCCtcctcctgggggccctgcagagccagcaagGCCCCAGTGCTGATGAGCAAG ctgctgccccatcaTTTGCAGAGATGGGGAATGCCATTGGTTCCCTCATCATGCTGGGGAAGGCCCAGGggcaagaggaagaggagggtgaCTCAGTCCTGTTGTCAGAGGAGCACAACCTGATCCTGACATGCTGCTGGGTGTCAGTGAAG gagattgggctgctcctggggggcCTGGCCGAGCTGCTGCTATCCCCAGCACTGTGTGCTGaactggggctgctcctgccgctCCCCACCCTGCAGATGGCCACCAGGGTGTTCCAGGAAATCCTGCTGCGGTGCCGGCACTGG GGAGCAGTGGAGGGCTGCAGCATGGGCTTCACCAAATTCTGCGCTGCGCTGCTGAACCACCCGGATCCAGAGCTGCAGGCCATCCCAcgggctgtgctggagcag GGCTTGGAAGCACTGAGTGGGCCCCGGAGCAGCTCGATTACGCGCCGTGCTGCCGGCTTCCCCATGCTCTTCCTCTGCATCGTCAGCGGCGAGGCCCCGGCGCAGGCACGGCCGCTCCTGACCCGCTGCATCCAGACCCTGCTGACCTTGGCTgccacagcactgccacaggaCTGGGACCAGACCCTGGACCTCCCGCAG GTGTGTGCCCTCCACGTGCTGCAGACACTGGTCCGTGGGGCGGGGCTGGGTGGGGCAGTGCTGTGCCACGCCACACCCATGATGGCCTTGGCACTGCGGGGCCTGGGCTCGCCTTGCTGGGCCATGAGGAATGCGGCCATCCAGCTCTTCA gtgccCTCACATCCCGGCTGCTGGGACAGCCGTGGAGCCACAGGGATGGCTGCCCATCAGAGGGGCTGAGCCTGCACGCCTTCCTTGGGCAGCACCCAAAGCTTGGCGCTGTGCTGCTCGGAGAGCTCAAGGTGGCCACAGCACCCACATCAAGGGGGCTCCACCTGCACCCTGCACTCCACGCCATCCTCACCCTCTtagcccagctgcagcctggtgcTGACAGTCCCGGCAG tccctctgctcccttcctgGGTccactgctggggctggcagagagCCCCATCTACGCTGTACGAGCCATGGCTGCCAAGGCTCTGGTGCCCGccgtgccccctccccagcgctgcaggctcctcctgcagctggcccggcagctccctgcagcccccggAGAGATCCGCTCTCACAACGCTGTCCACGGGCACCTGCTGCAGATGcgggcactgctgggctctgccacgGGCGCCAGGGG GCTCTCAGCCGAGGCGCTGCACCCAGTGACTCTGCAGCTGGAGGCGCGGGGCTGGCTGCTCACCCCGGCCCAGCGCTGCCCCCTCGTCCGCGCCGCCTTCCTCCAGGTCCTCGCCCTCCTGCCCACATCCTTCAGCCCTGGCTTCACCCAGTACATCCATGACACAATCAGCACCGAGCTGGgcagcctcctgcaggggggAACGTCAGGCTGTGCCGAGCTGCAG GTGGGCTCAGCCGTCCTCCACCAAACCATGGCTCACTTCATGTGCAGCGAGGCAGCCCGGCTGGCAGACAGCGAACGGATTGCTGCCGTCTGCTCACTTCTCCAGCAGCCCAACCCCGACATCCAGCTTGGCATCCTGAGCTGGGTGActgctggggagggaggaaCATGCAAGGAGGTGGAGAACGCTCTTGGGCTGACATTGCTG GAGAGCTTGCAGTCGGTGCTGCAAGAGAGAAGGGACAAAGAGTTCCTGAGATTGTACCTTGAGGCTTTGCTGCATCTTTACAGAGATCCCTCGGCATGGTCCCAGGAAGCTTCCAATAAGCTCCAGGGCTCCTCAAGATCATgcctggagatgctgctgcacATGGTGGAGGCTGAGTGTCCTGGGCCTGAACTCCTCTTCCAGGCACTGTGTGCTGCCAGCCTGCTGCTTGCCCACCA GTGTGGGGACGAGGCCGTGGCGCTGGTGGAGCGCTGGTGTGCGGCGCTGGAGGAGTGCAGCCAGTCCGCTTGGTCCGAGCTGCTGCGGCTGGCGGCTGCCCGCTCCCTGCAGCTGGCGGGGGCCGGCGTGGTGCGGCGATCCCTGCGTGCTGCCCGTCCCTCGCTCGGCCCTGCGGCTCTGCG GCTGATAAACATGGCCATTCGCCTTCTGCAAGATGAGGAGCGGGAGGTCCGGCATGAGGCCTCAGGTTTCGCCAGCCTCCTGCGGCAGAGCCCAGGGGAGCTGCTCCAAGATGGCTGCATCTTTGTGCAGGACAACGTGGGGCTCCAGAGCCTCCTAGAGCTCCTTCTGGGAGAGTTCGGGGGGCACCCTGAGACCTTCAACTCACTACTTCAGCATATCCCCATCTTGGATCTCAGGAGTGttgtggaggagctggaggccaACAA agctgccagcctgTACAAGGAGGACGAACCCAATGTTTTTGCAGAGCCAGctgtcctggcacagcagctgctccctgtcctggtgcagctcctggagaaggctccCACTGGCAGCCCACTCCATGCCTTGGCTCTGCAGTGGCTGGAAGCCACAGGCCCCGGTGTGCTGAGGGACCTGCAGTACTGCAAACGCTGCTGGAGCCAAG GGGCTGCTGTCCGCTGGGGGATGAAGgcgctgggctgtgccaggctccacacagccctggccGTGCTGCTGGTGAGGGCCCGCCTGGTGGCAcgggtgctgcaggtgctgggggAAAGTGCCACCACCATGCCAGGCCTGGGTTGTGGttcccaggagctggagcaggagctggagctggtaCAGGGGCTGCTGGTGCAGCATGGCCTGGCCCCTGTGCCAAATCAGGACAATGCACCAGGAGAGCTGGGACCACTGCTGGGGACTGACAGCTCCAAGCATGCAGCAGTGTGA
- the LOC110481305 gene encoding somatomedin-B and thrombospondin type-1 domain-containing protein, producing the protein MRGPLLWAGWLLATGCLVGATGSCRQRCCPGRNNACWAPGARRARCYCDSYCQRTGDCCQDYLTSCRRAAVGCAVGPWGPWSGCSSPCGVGSRARSRQVTVPPRHGGDPCPDLKQRRGCLGQHPTCGTAKEVAKVLPNSFSQDFRDPWRRAGLPLPEEPSGSPFPSYCGYFRLTQVGAPCRGRAWSRRLQRDKQVCVECWGNLSHRRPHCTGHGLQGARTFWVAASVVGCQGSWVQESLQEGCVCSPPALIFV; encoded by the exons ATGCGGGGCCCGCTGCTCTGGGCGGGCTGGCTGCTGGCCACCGGCTGCCTGGTAGGAGCCACGGGCAGCTGCCGGCAGCGCTGCTGCCCCGGCAGGAACAACGCCTGCTGGGCCCCCGGCGCCCGCCGGGCCCGCTGCTACTGCGACTCGTACTGCCAGAGGACGGGAGACTGCTGCCAGGACTACCTCACCTCGTGCCGCCGTGCCG cggtgggctgtgctgtggggcCCTGGGGGCCGTGGAGCGGGTGCAGCTCCCCGTGCGGGGTTGGCAGCAGGGCCCGCAGCCGCCAGGTCACTGTGCCGCCCCGGCACGGGGGCGATCCCTGTCCGGACCTCAAGCAGCGCCGCGGCTGCCTGGGGCAGCACCCGACCTGCGGGACGGCCAAAG AGGTAGCCAAGGTACTGCCCAACTCCTTCAGCCAGGACTTCAGAGATCCCTGGCGAAGAGCTGGGCTGCCACTGCCGGAGGAGCCCTCTGG ctcccccttccccagctaCTGCGGCTATTTCCGCCTGACGCAGGTGGGAGCCCCGTGCCGCGGGCGCGCCTGGAGCCGCCGGCTGCAGCGGGACAAGCAGGTGTGTGTGGAGTGCTGGGGGAATCTGTCCCACCGCCGCCCCCACTGCACTGGACACGGGCTGCAAGGAGCCAG GACATTTTGGGTGGCCGCTTCTGTGGTGGGGTGCCAGGGCTCCTGGGTGCAGGAGAGCCTGCAGGAGGGGTGTGTCTGCTCCCCACCAGCTCTCATTTTTGTGTAG